The following coding sequences lie in one Flexivirga oryzae genomic window:
- a CDS encoding trypsin-like peptidase domain-containing protein, whose translation MSFEQHPDQDGQGREPQDAEQTGRIYGADDHTAHLPAHPRPQDPFGAPQQPQGQQSGAPHNPSPHYGAPQQPQYGAPQQPGQYGTEQQPAYAAAGAPAGPFAPPTQAQGGSGGPGYGAPSYVSNQPYNGGNGGTPTKSKRWAAVPVVAVLAAALASGGTYALTKDNGGSSAGGGSHTTVVQANSADFGSGGVNWASAASKVSPSVVSITVIAGSSGDQGSGVVLDKAGNIVTNNHVVTGAGDDPKVTVTLSDNRTYEAKVVGTDVSTDLAVVKLVKPPSNLTPVAFGDDSKLVVGQPVMAVGNPLGLAGTVTTGIVSALNRPVTTHQESEDQQDDPFGQQEQCGVNNCSTTNAIQTSAAINPGNSGGALVTGTGKLIGINSSIATLGQSSGSSQSGNIGIGFAIPVTVVKSITSQLIKTGSVKHPQIGVQVSNRAATVKLGDSTEPAAKIVSVIKNSPAAKAGVKGGDLVTKFDGQPLGTPPYDSLIAYVRAHNVGDKVTLTIVRDGKQQNVTVTLGEASSG comes from the coding sequence ATGTCGTTTGAGCAGCACCCTGACCAGGACGGCCAGGGTCGCGAGCCACAGGATGCCGAGCAGACCGGGCGCATCTACGGGGCTGACGACCACACCGCGCACCTACCTGCCCACCCACGCCCGCAGGACCCGTTCGGCGCACCACAGCAGCCGCAGGGGCAGCAGTCCGGCGCCCCGCACAACCCCTCCCCGCACTACGGCGCACCCCAACAACCCCAGTACGGCGCTCCGCAGCAGCCCGGGCAGTACGGCACCGAACAGCAGCCGGCGTATGCCGCGGCCGGCGCGCCCGCCGGGCCGTTCGCCCCGCCGACCCAGGCGCAGGGGGGCTCCGGCGGCCCCGGCTACGGCGCCCCGTCATACGTCTCGAACCAGCCGTACAACGGCGGGAACGGCGGGACCCCGACGAAGAGCAAGCGATGGGCCGCGGTGCCGGTGGTCGCGGTGCTCGCCGCGGCACTGGCCAGTGGCGGCACCTACGCGCTGACCAAGGACAACGGCGGATCGTCCGCGGGCGGCGGATCGCACACGACCGTCGTACAGGCCAACTCGGCCGACTTCGGGTCTGGTGGGGTCAACTGGGCATCCGCGGCCAGCAAGGTCAGCCCCAGCGTCGTCTCGATCACGGTGATCGCCGGCAGCTCCGGCGACCAGGGTTCCGGTGTCGTGCTCGACAAGGCGGGCAACATCGTCACCAACAACCACGTCGTGACCGGCGCGGGCGATGACCCGAAGGTCACGGTGACGCTCAGCGACAACCGCACCTACGAGGCGAAGGTCGTCGGCACCGACGTCAGCACCGACCTGGCCGTCGTCAAACTGGTCAAGCCGCCCAGCAACCTTACGCCCGTCGCGTTCGGGGACGACAGCAAGCTCGTGGTCGGCCAGCCGGTGATGGCCGTCGGCAACCCGCTGGGCCTGGCCGGCACGGTGACCACCGGCATCGTGAGCGCCCTCAACCGCCCGGTGACCACTCACCAGGAGAGCGAGGACCAGCAGGACGACCCGTTCGGGCAGCAGGAGCAGTGCGGGGTCAACAACTGTTCGACCACCAACGCGATCCAGACCAGTGCGGCGATCAACCCCGGCAACTCCGGCGGCGCGCTGGTGACCGGCACCGGCAAACTCATCGGGATCAACTCCTCGATCGCCACTCTCGGCCAATCATCAGGTTCTTCCCAGTCGGGCAACATCGGGATCGGGTTTGCTATCCCTGTGACCGTCGTCAAGAGCATCACCTCGCAGCTGATCAAGACCGGGTCGGTGAAGCACCCGCAGATCGGCGTGCAGGTGTCCAATCGGGCCGCGACGGTCAAGCTCGGCGACTCCACCGAACCGGCCGCCAAGATCGTCTCGGTCATCAAGAACTCCCCCGCCGCCAAGGCGGGCGTCAAGGGCGGCGACCTGGTCACCAAGTTCGACGGCCAGCCGCTCGGCACACCCCCGTACGACTCGCTGATCGCCTACGTGCGAGCACACAACGTCGGGGACAAGGTCACGCTGACCATCGTGCGCGATGGGAAGCAACAGAACGTCACGGTCACCCTGGGCGAGGCATCGTCCGGGTAG